GTCTTCTCATCAAAGATTACATCCCTGCTGATCACCTTTTTGTCGTTGACTATATCCCACAACTTATAACCTTTCACCCCTTTCTCAAAGCCGATGAACAAGCACTCAAGGGACTTAGGTTTCAGTTTGGTTCTTTCATTGCTGGGAATATGTGCATAAGCACTGCAACCAAACACTCTCAAGTTGGAATAATCAACTGGCTTTCCAGACCATACCTCGTCTGCACACTTGAAGTTAATAGCCCTAGAAGGTGATCGATTAATCAaataacatgcatgattaacCGCTTCTGCCCAAAAAGTTTCAGGCAACCCTGCATGAAGTCTcatgcttctttctctctccatgagAGTTCTGTTCATCCTTTCTGCAACACCGTTTTGTTGAGGAGTCTTCTTAACAGTAAAGTGTCTTGTGATGCCTGCATCCTTGCACAGCTGTAAGAACTGATTATCTCTATATTCACCTCCATTGTCGCTTCTCAAAcacttgatttttctgcctgTTTGGTTTTCAACTTCAGCTTTCCACTCCTTGAACTTTGTGAAAACCTGGTCTTTAGTTTTCATAAAGTATACCCAAACcttccttgaaaaatcatctATGAAAGAGACAAAGTATCTGGCTCCACcctttgattttgttggtgtaggCCCCCAAACATCTGTGTGAATATAGTCCAATACTCCTTTGGATTTGTTCTCACTGCTGCCCACATTGAACGTCACCTTGGTCTGCTTTCCGAGTGTGCAATACTTGCAAAATTCAAGTTTGCAACTCATTACACCTTCCAGCTGATCCCTTTTGAGTAATTCCTGCAACCCTCTCTGACTCATGTGCCCTAGCCGTTTATGCCAAAGCTCAGTCTTGTCTTCCTCTGTACAAACTGCAGCTCCACCAACCACCGTAGAACCCGTAAGTTTATACATGTTATCTGGTTGCATCACACTCCTCATGTAGACCATTTGTCCCTTTCCTACCTTGAGCTGTCCTTTTTCAGATTTATACCAAAATCCAGCCCTATCCAAAGTGCTCAATGAAATCAGATTTCTGCTCAATTTCGGGACATGTCAGACGTTTCCCAGCGTTCTGACAATTCCATCATTCATCTTGATCTTTACTGTTCCGATTCCCATAATTCTACAAGGTGAATCATCTCCCATCAACACTTCCCCGGTGTTCCTCTCTTCATATGTGTCGTACCAATCTCTGTGTGCACACATATGAAATGTGCAGGCTGTATCCAAGGTCCAATATTTAAGCGCGCTGGAGCTGGTTGTTACTGCGAGAAGTTCTCCATCGTCACTATAATTTCCAGCAACGACATTGGCTgacttggagctttctcctaacATCTGCGCCTTTTTCTCCTTCCATTGTTTGCAATTCCTTTTCCAGTGGTCGAGTGAACCACATTCGAAgcaaccattcttcttttctttgccttttCCCTTGGATTTTGACCTGCCACTTTCTTCAAATCCACCACCTCTATTCCTGGACCTTCCTCTCTCCTTGCCTCTGACATGAAGTCCCCGTGCTTGAGAACTTTCTTCATCTTTGTCCATTTTGACATATGATTCCAAGTTCTCACACACTTTAGAAAGTGTGATAGTATCTTTGAATATCATGGTGGTTTTGAAGTGCTTGAATGAAGGTGGAAGCGAATGAAGTAACATGACAGCCGTGTCTTCGTCATCCATCTTTGCTCCAACCTTCTCCAAGTTTGATATGCAATTCTGAAAATTGCATATGTGATCATTGAGATCATCTCCTTCCTCCATCTTGAGGCCAAAGAGCTGTTCCTTCAAGAGTAGCTTGCTGCTGATAGTTTTACCCCTGTAGACGCTTTCAAGCTTCTCCCATGCTTCTTTGCAGTCATATTCTCACCAATATGAAGCAAGACATTATCAGCAAGATGCAACTCAATTGAGCTCTTtgctttcttattcttctttgtATAATCTGCTTAAGTCATTGTTGCAGGCTTATCTCCAATTGCCTCATCAACCTCTTGCTGAACCAGAACGTTCTTCATCTTCCTTTGCCAAAGCGTGAAGTTGTCCTTGCCATTAAAGGGCTTAATGGATGGTTTCACATCTTCTGCTTCGACAATGACTTTGCTGTTCACCATTGCAAAACACCTtgagcctaagctctgataccacttattgtgtaagccccctttaggatctttgtgttttacttaagcaaaatcagaaaatagatgaactgaaaacagaaacaacacagcagattttagagtggttcagccaaaactttagcctacgtccacttcgtgatctctcttgagagattcactagcactatgaagaatttaggtgtttacaagtacttattgcagatccctcaaacccctcagactagttcttatctctctatcaccttgactctCAGTTTGCTGCACTTTCTATCTTCCTATTCCCGAAAACTGACTGCAGCCCCTATTTATAGGGCATAGAAGCTGCTGATACAACATGGGTTTAGGATTCCTAACCCTAATAGACTAAGCTtttaatacaaatcctaatagaacttgaaagactaactttcctagaacttatagaaaagctgcgcacaaacctctttcctttctacacttggatttgaattttgaaccctaattttcagattgtatcaatgagccaaaaacacaacacTGAGATGGTCTTAGAACTCATGCATATGTCTCTGATAACTCTACTGCTTTGTCAATGCtatccatatagtgagtctcTATGTGTGTAGAGTTCAGTGAGGGGAGCGCTAGCTAAGCAAGGTCTAATGAATGATCAACTGGAAAGCATCTAGAATTTAGATATTTCAACAGATATTTTGATGCTTGAATGACATTATTTAAGAGCTATTGGTTTAGTGTCATGTAACTTGGCCAGTGTGCGCTCTTTCTTTCAATTATATATGCAGTTATTTTGCTAATCCTTCCTAATCTTTAGTTGCAGATAGACAATGTTGGTACTAAAATGAAATTCTTACTGCCATATATTGAAGTCATTTTGTCATGCAATGCTTCCAACCTGCAACGAAAGGTGCTTTACTGCCATATACTAACGTTATTTTGTCtaggatttgaaattgaaaaatgaccTGAAGGATACTTTCTCCGGAACAATAAAGTCATTGGCAAAAAACTCGGAGTTGTGTGTAGAAAAAAGATGACTTGAGGACGAACAGTGTTGCACCTTCACTATGGAGCTGTAAGATCCTTTCCAGTTTCCATTGTCAGTCAATAGTTGCATATTTCCTACTAATTAGCTTCAATGGATATAGGTTCTATAGAGCACCTTTGAATTCACATACTTCTGGAATAGTACAAATGCTCTTTGAATAAGTTAACTAAAGCCAGCCCtgagattttgttttttctttttatgcagCATCTCAGCAAGGAAATTTTTTCCTGATTCTAGGACACTTTAGGATGCCAGAGAAGGATCATTTCCTGTTACATAACTCGAAAAAACATTACTCCAGTGTAGTCGCCTAGTAGGCGAGGGTGGGGTTTTCTGTCAAAGGCTTCAACTTCCAAGGGGCCAATAAATACTCAAACCGGCAGctatgttttatttgtttccttCCCCTGCTAACTTGCTATTTGTCTTCTATTTATATGGCTTTATTAATGGATATATCAGCAAGAATCACTTGATTTTATTAGCTATTATACTTATGTAGTGTTCATATAAGAGTTTCAGAATGTTTCATTATATGCAATTGTGAAGGAATTGGATTCTGAGGTCATGAATGGCATGGGTTTGCATATATGCAATGTTTACTGTTGAAGTTGAGTCTCTACTTTCTACTGGTTGAATTAGTGGCAACATATTCCACAATTTGGTGCAAGCTTTTATGTGGGTACGCTTGAAATATTACAAAAGTTTTATCAAATTAAATAATTGGCTCAAACCAAATTAATACTATTCCAGAAAAGCTAGCTAGTTCAAGTAttaaaaaaacagaaacttttTAATTCGGTCAAAACGTAATTTTTGCTATTTCATGGATATATAGCTTGGAACATACAAAACTGAAAAACAAAGAAGCAGATGACACACCTTGACCGAAGAGTTTTCCATTCAGATTACAAAGCTCTACTAGTACCTGGAGCCTGAAGGAATGTTGAAACGGGCAGGTCAAAGGTATTCcatatttcaaatttcaaaaactaaGTCTTAAATTGGACGCCTTCTTTATTTTGATATTCAACCTTACATCAAGTTCTATTTTTGGTTTGCTCAGATTGCAGAAAATGTATGCACAATTGCAGGGAAAATCCGAATTATTGGTAGGTAACTGGTACAATTTGATTGTGCTAGATGATCTATTTGTTTTTGGACAGACTAAATCAATCATATTTGAGACCCAAATATAAAGGAAACTACTTAGGTATTGCATATCAGTATGTCTGCTATGTTGGTATACAATTCAGGACCACTTACCCCAAATGAAATAGATCTTAACTGCACATAGTTTAAGTTCCTGTGCATTTTTTCTCCACAACCAGTGAACCACTCATTGCTGTGGAAGAAAAGTGAAGTTGCATTATTGCTTCTCCAGTTCTCCTACTACCAAAAAGGAAGTCATTGCTTCTCCTTTATTTATATCATCCCACCCAACATCTTATCATTCACACAGGAGGTCACCATTTGAGAAAGGAGCTCTAACAAGAAGTTTGTTTGTTCATCACTTGCAAGAATTTTACTGATTCCCTCTAATTTTTTCTCAATAATTTAATTTTGCTGTTTGAATTGCATTAAGATTTCTCATAACAATGTGCTCTTCTTCATATGTAGTATACAAACAATGTGGATACCAATATTGCATTTCTACTTCCATTTGCATGTACTGATATATTATGCATTGATGGTTACGAGGAGATGCAAAGCATTTGCAAATGTTGGCTTTTTATTGGTAAATTTCTACTGCTTATAAGTTAATCTTTCCATTACTTTATCTCTTTTGGCAAACTAATTATTCCATCACTAGTGGCAACCCATTCAACAATTTGTGAAATAAAACGGAATTTGGAAAATATTGAACAGAAATGTTGGTCAAAGAAAGAGTCAACAACATTCGTAGAAAACAAATAGTTAATTAGTGCTTTCCAGCTGCAAATGCATTATTACTACTTGGACCGGAAAGGCCGACAGGGCCATCCCGCCAAAAGCAAAAGCAGAGAGTAAGAGAGGAAGAAATTCCCACTCGACTGAGAAACCACCAAAATATTTGAGATTTGCTGAGCAGAGTTTTGTTGGTTCATCATGGCTCTGTTCCGAGGTCACAAGGTCTCCCTTTCCAAATATACTACCTCTCCTTATCCATATAGCTATCACGTGTTCTTGAGCTTCAGAGGTGAAGACACCCGAAAGAACTTCACTGATCACCTCTACACGGCCCTTGTCAATGCCGGATTTCATACTTTCAGGGATGACCCTGAACTCGAGAGAGGGGAGAATATCAAGGAAAAGCTTGAGAATGCCATTCGACAGTCGCAGAGTTCTGTGATTGTGTTTTCGAAAGACTACACCTCTTCCAGATGGTGTCTGGACGAGCTTGTCATGATCCTTCAACGCAAGAGGACCTCCGATCATATCGTGTTACCCGTCTTCTACGACGTCGATCCATCTCAACTGAGGAAGCAGGCAGAGACTCTTGCAGAGGTCCCTAAATACCAAGGAAATCAATCGTTGAATGGATGGCAGGCAGCGCTTAGAGAAGTTGCAGATCTAGCAGGCATGGTTTTACAAAATGAAGCTGACGGGTATGTAAATtcatcaaaaccaaagctttgatTGATTACTAACAACCGTATTTACATATCAGTTAATTGttgatatatttttgttttgattgcaaTTTGTAGGCACGAGTCAAAGTTCATCCAAAAGATTGTTACGGTGATTCAGGAAAAGCTAGGTCGTGTGCCCCTAAGCGATGTCCAGGAGGAATTACAGGAGAAGTTGTTATCTGTTTACCCTGTTCTTGGTGACGCCGATGGGTAGCAACTGAAATTCCAAACGAGTGTGAAGCCATGGCTCCATAAGCTTAAAGAGGCTGTCTATGAGGCTGAGGACCTGTTGCAGGAGATCAAAACAGAAGCGTTGAGGCAAAAGATAGAACACGAATCTGGAAGTAGTAGCACGAGTAAGGTACAAGACCTCAACTCCAGTCTTCCATCTCATGCTTTTGACTCAACATTAATTTACCTCAGGGTAGAGGAGGTTCTGAATAGACTAGATTCCATTATGGAGAAGAGAAAAGATGTCTTGGGTTTGGAAGCAAGTGCTGGATACAAGGTATCACAAACAATACCGTCAACTTCTTTGGTAGAAAAGTCTGTATATGGAAGAGATGAAGAGAAAGAAACATTGGTTAAATTGTTGCTATCAGATGATGAGAGTGGCAATGAGATAAGTGTGATTCCTATTGTGGGTATGGGTGGGATCGGAAAGACCACCCTTGCCCAGTTTGTATACAACGATGTTAGAGTGAAGCAACATTTTCACCTCCGAGCATGGGTTTGCGTTTCAAAAGAATTTGATGTTTTTAGGATCTCACAACACATTTATGAGTCCCTCACCAAAAAAGCTTGCAAGATCAACAGCCTGGATCTGCTTCTATCAGAGTTGCTGGAAACTTTGAGGGGGGAAaggttcttctttgttcttgatgaCATCTGGAACAAGAATTATAACCAGGTGGAATCATTAATGCGTCCCCTTGAGTCTGGAGCACATGGAAGCAAGATTATTGTCACAACACGCGATGAAGATGTTACACGTATGATGGGTAGCCTTGAAGCTCACCGTCTCAAGCCAATGTCTGAGCAAGATAGCTGGTCGTTATTCGAAAAACATGCCTTCAAAAATGCAGGTGTTAGTGCACGCTCACGTCTTGAAAATATCGGTAGACAAATTGTTGGAAAGTGCAATGGTCTTCCTTTGGCTATTAAGTCACTTGGGGGTTTCTTATGTTCTAAATTGTTGGTGGAGGAATGGGAAAGTATATTGAAGAGTGACCTGTGGGAGTTGCCTTTGGAGAGTGACATTCTGCCATCTCTTTGGTTGAGCTATATGTACCTGCCTTCACAACTCAAACgttgttttgcatattgttcgcTATTTCCCAAGAACTATGAGTTCAAAACATCAGAATTGGTTTACTGTGGATGGCTGAAGATCTATTGCAACCTAAAACCCCCAAAACTGCAGAAGAAATCGGACAAGATTACTTCAATGATCTAATCTCAATGTCATTTTTTCAAGTTTCATCAAGTTCCGGTCACTATATCATGCATGACCTTATCAATGATCTAGCAAGCTTTGTATCAGGTGAATTTTGTTTTAGGTGGCAGGGCACTTCTTCACCCAACAATTTGAGCAAGACTCGTCACTTTTCATGTATGTTGAGATATTGTTATAATACTCCTATGTTTGAGGCTTTGCAGCAAGCTAAATGTTTGCACACCTTTCTAACATTAGTAACATCTTCTATGTGGTGGAAGATTTCTGGCAAAGGACTCTACGAGGCATTGCCGAAGTTTCAATGTTTAAGAATGCTCAAGTTATCATGGTACGATATTAAGGAATTGCCTGATTCAATTAACAACTTGAAACATCTTAAGCACTTGGACTTGTCTTACAGTTCCACCGAAAAGTTACCTGATGCAATTTGTACTTTGTATAACTTGCAAGTATTGTTGTTGTCATGGTGTAAACGCCTTACTGAACTGCCAGCCAACTTGGGAAGATTGATCAACTTGAGCCATCTGGATATTACATGTACAAAGTTGAAAAAGATGCCACCGTATATGGGTAAGTTGAAAGACCTCCAGATGCTACCAGAGTTTGTGCTAGACAAACACATGTGTACACTGCTGGGGATAATTTGGCAGAGTTAAGGAAGCTTCAAAATTTGCGTGGAGGACTTTGTATCTCAAGGCTGGTGCATAGCAGCGGTTTGGAGGCCTACATACTGAGGGACAAGAAGTTTCTTAAGGAACTGGTTTTGGATTGGGAGAAAGGGTTTTAGGTAAAAAAGCAAGGTTCGAGAATGTGGTTTTGGATCGGGGAGAAATGGTTTTAGCTAGAACAGCAAGGAGAAAGAATTTTCGTAAGAACCCAATTTCGGATTGGGGAAGAAAGGATTGGAGTGAATCTGtagaagaaagagaagtgcTTGAGAAGCTCCAACCTCACCTGAACCTGGAAAGGCTTACAATTGAATGTTATGGAGGCAAAATGTTTCCAGTTTGGTCAGAATTTTATTCTTCCTCTGTCCTTGTTTCTCTTAGACTTGTTAATTGTAAGAATTGTATCTCCTTGCCACCATTGGGACAGCTACCTTCCCTCAGAGAGCTTTATATttggggggtgtattgtatatggaattactgGCATTTTTAAAGAagtctatggaatttaaaagtctgggtgtattcaatacgGACTTTTAACAATccataaaagtctgggtgtattcaattaggattttaaaaaatctttatgaattccaccaaagtctaggggtattcaattaggacttttaaaaatgaatagaagtttaggggtattcaaaatatcattcatacatatgGAATTAGAGAATCATGGAAAATCATGGACTTTATAGTCTTTAGTATaaataccaaactccaatatttttccagccatcagagcaaagattttgagcgtggaaaagtctatcaaagttcttctctctgccGCGAAGAGGTTGgtcctccatcatctctctttcttaaattttttattgtcttttctctaatgttTCGTGGTATCAACTTCTAATacctaacatgttcattgttgttgttgaatttgatttttttgtttttcaattgtgatgctTGGAACCCTAATAACCCAAATATTATCACCTACTCCTAAAACCCAAAATTGTCGTCTATACGTATATGCTTAATG
This portion of the Rosa chinensis cultivar Old Blush chromosome 1, RchiOBHm-V2, whole genome shotgun sequence genome encodes:
- the LOC112197934 gene encoding putative disease resistance RPP13-like protein 1: MEKRKDVLGLEASAGYKVSQTIPSTSLVEKSVYGRDEEKETLVKLLLSDDESGNEISVIPIVGMGGIGKTTLAQFVYNDVRVKQHFHLRAWVCVSKEFDVFRISQHIYESLTKKACKINSLDLLLSELLETLRGERFFFVLDDIWNKNYNQVESLMRPLESGAHGSKIIVTTRDEDVTRMMGSLEAHRLKPMSEQDSWSLFEKHAFKNAGVSARSRLENIGRQIVGKCNGLPLAIKSLGGFLCSKLLVEEWESILKSDLWELPLESDILPSLWLSYMYLPSQLKRCFAYCSLFPKNYEFKTSELVYCGWLKIYCNLKPPKLQKKSDKITSMI